gtgccaagtttgtaagatccctttTCGATGACAccgaggacccgatatggtccttTTCAATTTGGTCCTAGTTTCCCTTCGTTCAAAtatcgagtattgagggtgactttcttTAGAACTAAGACCCCCATTTCGAAGTGGCGAAGGTTTATCTTCTGTTATAATCTCTCAATTCTTTGCTTTTGCGCAGCCATCCGAACGAGTGCAGCTTCTCATTTTTTATCCAATAgttcgaggctagtattcatagccttgTGATTTGATTCTTCCATTGCATGTCGAAATCTGGCGCTAGGTTTCCCGACTTTGACCAGAATAAAGGCCTTGAAtccatatactaaggagaataGGGTTGCCCCATACTAGACTTCGATGTTGTTCTATATGCCCAAAAGAGGGTAAAATTTCTCTCCACTTCCCTTTAGCGTcattcaaccttttctttaacttttgaatgatagtcttgtttgtctatttggcatgtccgttcccactaggatgatacAGCATTGTtaatatcctttttattttgtggtcCTCAAGGAATTTCGTTACCTTGCTCCCGATAAATTGTTTTCCATTGTCACACACTACTTTGATGGGTATCCCAAATTGACATGCGATGTGATCCTAGATGAAGTCTAtaacctctttctgtctcactTTCTCGAACGCTTGTGCTTCAACTcatttagagaaatagttagtcataaataaaatgagcttagctttacctggggccgttggCAGAGGGCCGATGATATCcttcccccatttcatgaatggccataggGATAGGACTGAATGAAGTTGTTCTCTGGGCTGATgatcatcggtgcaaacctttgacatttatcacattttcgaaCAAACTTCTTAGTgactttttccatgctatcctagTGTATCCTACTCTAATAATTTTGTGAATCAACGATTTAGCACTGgagtggttcccacaagtgccttcatgGACATCTCGTAAAACATAATCTGTGTCTAATGGTCCTaaatatactgccaatgatccaTCGAATATCCTTCTGTATAATATTCCATCTTCATCCAATGTGAATCGAGCAACTTTGGTTCGTAAGGCCCTCGACTCTTTACAGTCCGATGGGAGCTTTTCGTTCTTCAAGtattcaatatatttattcctccaacCCCAGGTTaagcttgtagagtttatctcggcatgaccttcctcgatcaCAGATCTCGAGAGTTGAATGATATTCCCCGAGCTAATCTCATCTTCCTCGACCGATAACCCCAGATtcgcaagtgcatcggcctcattgttttgctctcgaggtacatgctGTAAAGTCCATTCCTTGAAACGGTGCAAAGTTGTATGCAgtttgtccaaatacctttgcatttTATACTCTCGTACTTTGAaggttttgtttacttggttcaccaccagtaaagagtcacacttggcttcaatgactttTGCTCCCAAGCTTTTAGTTATAtcgagacctacaatcatggcctcgtactcggactcattgttagtcaacctagaagttttgatagactgcCTAATAGTGCTACTCGTGGGCGGTTTCAAAATGATGCCTAGCCTGGAGCCTTTTACATTCGCAACACCGTCTGTGAAAAGTGTCATACCTCCAATGATGTGCCTAATTATAAAAAaagttctttttcaacttcagATACGAGGGTTGGTGTGAAATCAGtcacgaagtctgccaaaatttgagactttATGGCCGTTCATGGgtgatattcgatatcatacccACTGAGTTCGACTACTCATTTGGCCAATCGTTACAATAGTTCGGGCTTGTGCAAAATATTACGAAGTGGGTAAGTGGTTAACATgcatatggggtgacattgaaagtatggtttGAACTTTCTAGAGGCTCTTATCAGTGCAAGTGCCAATTTCTCTATGTGTGGATATCTAGTTTCTACTTCTCCTAaggttcgacttacataataaacgagaaattgcgtaccttgttcttcttgAACCAGGACACCACTTACCGTGATTTCCGATACTGCTAAGTACAAGTAAAGTTTCTCATCTGCCTTTGGATTATGAAGCAGTGGCGGGATCGATAGGTATCGTTTTAATCCCTCTAGCATTCCGAGGATAAGGTGAAATCATTCTTTTTTTAGTAGAGAGAAAACTTGCGGCTTCGATCCgatgacctcgagatgaatcggcCTAAATCAGCTATCCGTCCAATTAGCCTCTGCAAGGCTTTTACACTGTCTACGATGGTGATGtattcgatggccttgattttatcagGGTTGATCTTGATCCCCTgattcgacaccatgaagcccaaAAATTTACACGAAAcgaccccgaaagcacatttctcggggttgagcttcatgttatatTTCCTCAAAATCTCGAACGTTTCTTGCAAATGAGCCAAGTGGTCCTCTACGCACatggacttaactagcatgtcatcgatataaacttccattgacttacctatttgttcttcgaatattttatttactaggcgttggtaagtagCTCTAGCATTTTTTTAGCttgaagggcattacattataataaaatgttccatacttggtgataaatgaagtcttttcctggtctttcgagttcatttgaatttgattataccccgaataggcatcgagaaaggtaaggatcttgtGGCCAGCCGTGgcgtcgatcatgcgatcgatgttaggcagtgtaaaagaatctttggggcatgcattgtttaaatccttataatctacacacattctaagtttgtttccttttttagagACTACGACTACATTGTTTAACCATTCGagatattttacctcccgaatggaccctatttttagaagtttaattacctcatcctttatgaatgTGTGCTTTACCCCGGACTGGGGCCTTCTCATTTGTTTCATCGGTTTGAACCTAGGGTCAAGGCTTAGCCGATGCGTCGTTATCTctagtgggatccctgtcatgtctaaatgggaccaagcaaaataatctatgctatcaataagaaattgaataagatttttcctaagttcgggggttagtcccgttcccaggtataccattCGCTCGGGCAGGTACTTGATCTATATAACCTATTTCAGCTCTTCAACCGTTGATTTGGTGGCGTCAGAATCTTCGGGAACAataaaagttggaaaagttagaaaatcctccttttcttcttctatcCCCTGCTTCCCCATTCGGTCGAGGCTGGtggctgtgattgctatttggcttcaTGTTTACCTGTGATGATCGACCTTTCCGAGGTTGATAACGTTGATATCGGTGTTACCTCATCAACtacaaacatttcctttgcagcATGTTGCTCCCCGTATACTGTTTTTACACCGTCTGTcatcgggaatttcatcattttgtGGAGAGTCGAGGGGACTACTCTTATGTTATGGATCCAAAGTCTTCCAAGTAGgtcattgtacctcatgtcgcccTCGATCACGTGGGACTTGGTATCTTGAATGGTTCCGGCCACGTTCACCGATAGAATAATCTCCCCGTTAGTTGTTTCACTGGCCATATTAAAGTCATTTAAGACCTGAGTTACGGGCACGATTTGATCTTATTGGCCGAGCTACTTCACGACCCTCGATTTGTTATACCCctcagtattacgtcgatgttatgcccTGCATTATtttattacgatgatgttacaccttgtagtattgtacgtgaaattgtcgtaagataattgaccttagttcaaggacaagattatttggagtttataagtattatgctatttcaaacaagtgataagtaaattaatgaaggtgagagggtaagtgaatcaaagaaaatgagtttcgtcgaagatTGACAATTTGGGATAAATCACGGTCCGATATATAATACCAtctatggactagtgtcatacaaggtaccacatgaccatgatagtaaggtgcaTAAAGTGTGccaaaagtgagtagtattttaagtaatttgagataattcttaattatgtgggtaattagttaattattggttaatgggagATTAATAAGTTGATTAAGGAATTGTGGATAATTAACTAAGGTCATTGGATGAGCTTAAGGTGTACCAAACGTGGCAGCAAATTATGTTCAAATTAATGACTCTTAATTTCACATGAAAGGTGGCAAAATTTGGAGAAATTATTGGCCAACTAAGCCATAAAGTGGGGCCTACTCTTAAAGGTTAAGAGAACCTTTCTAATTTATTTTGTAATCTCTACAATGACAAGAAAGCTTGAGCAACTCATTCAACATATTAGCAACGTGAATTTTGCTACCAAAATCATATGAGACGACGTAATGTTATAGCAgcgggattttgcgattctaaaggagtacagtgcaatctttctcaagaatatcatacaaattTTTCTCTACTTCGATCCTCTGTTACGTGTTGTCGCAAGTGACGTGTGCTAGAGGAAttatcaagagaatcggctcaggtatgttaaggttatcccttctttctttttggcatgatctatacgacacaaacgaaatgagcaaatgcacaatttccgtaaatgactctattcatagaaatactagagatgcttatgttcttgattctctatgtgtcatattattctatcatctgttcatggctctcagaaaatacgtaagttgataaagtttatttcatgatattaatcaaatgcataatggtcttatgacattccaaagagattttattgatatacttctcatgcattacattcatttatatatgaacattgacccatgaccagatgacgttatatacacgtatatatatatatattatatatatatggaatatgggaaaaagttacggtgttatatacgcgccaccacctgatcagctggtatacattgatgattttgcccataatggccgatatgatatgatgggatgctctcagaggcttgatgatgttgtgaacacatgtacctatgcatgacataacattcatacacatatgcatatgcatgctACTATAAGTgtttcatgatttatagagttatccagacttacatgttgagCCTTTTACTCCATATTTCTCTATGTCTATAATTTAATGATTCTCgttccttacatactcaatatATTATTTGTACTAACATTCCTTTTGCATGGTAaggttgcgtttcatgcccgcaggtcccgatagacagattgagagtcctccaagtaggctattagcttagcagaagatgttggtgcactccatttgctccggagttactTATTTGATCAGTATGATTTCAACGTGTATTGCTTAGTATAGCGGGAccttgtcccgacctttatggtatttatctactcttagaggcttgtagacatatgtcatgtacgtaaaagattatatggccttgtcggcctatgttcagtgtacgagtggtcATTTTAGTCTTATAGGactgtatgtcttatgtataagttggtattacataTTTTATTCTAATTATCCTACGATAGCCTTTCCGTCTCATTTACCTATTATAGCATGATACGAAAAGAtatattatgttggtactcggttgagatcgatgagtaaggtaccgggtgcccgtcgcgtcttatcggtttgggtcgtgacacgatTGGTCGtcaggaatttcatcatttggtggagagtcaGGGGAACTACCCTCATGATGTGGATCCAAGGTCTTCTGAGTAGGGAattgtacctcatgtcgcccTTGATCACGTGGAACTTGGTAGCTTGAATGGTTCTAGCCACGTTCACGGGTAGAATAATCTCCCCTTTAGTTGTTTTTCTGGCCATATTGAAGCCGtttaatgtcacacctcctttttacctataccCCGCATAGGgtatatataagggagtttttccaattaaaggacaatcgaaacgggataaattgtttaaaattcagagtcgccacttgggataatttatggtatcccaaatCACCGAtttaaattccgaatcgaggaaaagattgactctatactatagtccgcaaaccagaaatccgagtaaggaattctgttaacccgggagaaggtgttaggaattcccgagttccgtggttctagcacggtcgctttgatcatacttggcttattaaaattgtttaattactcgttttagaacctatgtgcttttaccCCCTTTAATTAAGAAAACGTCTTGAAACAAGTCACGCGTACGTGCACCCGCTTGTTTGGCGTGTCAAAATcgtgtcatgcgaacgtgtccacaattaatgacactttattattattaagaaaaatttagtcgaagttgcgcgaacgcatactctttTTAAAAAATCGTAATTatattacgcgaacgtatacacaatcacgatagtgtat
This sequence is a window from Nicotiana sylvestris chromosome 3, ASM39365v2, whole genome shotgun sequence. Protein-coding genes within it:
- the LOC138888445 gene encoding uncharacterized protein, which codes for MTLFTDGVANVKGSRLGIILKPPTSSTIRQSIKTSRLTNNESEYEAMIVGLDITKSLGAKVIEAKCDSLLVVNQVNKTFKVREYKMQRYLDKLHTTLHRFKEWTLQHVPREQNNEADALANLGLSVEEDEISSGNIIQLSRSVIEEGHAEINSTSLTWGWRNKYIEYLKNEKLPSDCKESRALRTKVARFTLDEDGILYRRIFDGSLAVYLGPLDTDYVLRDVHEGTCGNHSSAKSLIHKIIRVGYTRIAWKKSLRSLFENVINVKGLHR